One Neodiprion pinetum isolate iyNeoPine1 chromosome 1, iyNeoPine1.2, whole genome shotgun sequence genomic window carries:
- the LOC124213806 gene encoding uncharacterized protein isoform X6 — protein MTENHRSHKRSLIIAPRKSLENRWKSVGADYAGVGPGVGLAAGGEEDAGDSVERVREFVERIVEGLVGDVDEIPIDRLYDHIAYDRFVANYKQPLAGALARLAIALQLSIGNKPAADTPTMAHAALRDLVERAVEEARKLPGLGNPDAGRSTEPGDVADQTYEDLLATAILNKVIEKYQNERVDDNSNTVGAKRTSPNQKYITSEIEVGLDEGVEEGSSSLEPLSQDEYGSDCSAPPSKYSINRQEPLSLTIEEHIEEVTTTYTSDEEERDEAAANGLNFNNAHRVPFPEFGMDIIDLSQESSEELLDETSTPTHVDLVTPVESWEENWLFQKKKMQAQSEPVSMLVPNPSEDLKPLIGDREADDTSDLSDCSAHSDEEIEDELLEVINNVIPKPRGSPEESRASGLAEGKERLEIETRSTDNIRKIGHENLTTNTATHFQINEAGANGMTNGHNEQKTESPSSGRSDIKLGIEDMLVFHLRDKNTSQSEQKTMRQDQSSEFIEAEKSSGNIVTWDETTGGSVIKSPEPASRLKSRASVEITSRNGTQTIVVNRSSTSFTEKTNSDVTGPQVLESVCRSDQSKDQQAKRPSVIPRDNEVDKMPQDQHVDLGDDLCSKECPRTPTSSPLEQKIGVPEIQTRTDLHSLDEKLVSIETRIDTKLGSLEEKLRSHVPDLEKKQDPNVTEVGNGVVEARFAFIESGNENHRTVITKEHRDDLQNEDGAQQESEYTEHYDTATQRHLDSLKRPAKGGKDDIKVVDIHDDDDIPPPIPSTPPPIARLRQCREAAELANLEVDQLEPAERKRVEVDLFLATPPRPGTIAEREHKKWENAAPIENNPYSEENIQKRLWQRQYSRKVSSESLSGVNTEIPKVDGTSIQVVLGAGQPDVKRYGRDYYINEAKKASGERARRSAMLNAGRPNSSLSQNSGSFEGDIEQQVSYGLERFEEASLRGSLHRRSFRGQNSSPHFVTNPLLHLQVGEDSKVSRVDELSDPCVSDSVTDEVRNSASSSDRGKDAPIKTVQHRIVDPSNAHNTECSSNEDSNVTVRNAVSTDAESKLIKTLSEIKNPKPSSSEEIPREQNDRMDFSEMSSEKLASISDLMSEGMNRELRVLDGRGRLVDIDTENFERLFKTGDAVENFAVNPLYDLENNFQLANHNPQCSNFVDRDSGMYSIESNEVTETDKSGISKDENEEPPKRLSVDESKRGNEIVTSNGKRYSNFGSFKFHTFGGIKRRRFNWNDLDDEFDETDSENEDMAEYPDNISNFGSMKCQTFGGIKQRTNFDVKNITKYRKVKLRPALSFRDAKEAKKRQETKSENGKDILYSNFETRRDPSYTKFRNAKANSNGERVKKKKPSHHVSSKRASAERNIGDENLMASFLRDALMRPKSRLSTDNESIYSLDTAAARKSSRYRGLSSRPIKPRSIRDDTSLRLEPPESPEVVEKSFETLAGLRRSRSLKDDRNSILRSSSVRRKISEDISMW, from the exons ATGACAGAAAATCACAGAAGCCACAAAAGATCACTGATAATCGCGCCTAGAAAATCGCTGGAAAATCGTTGGAAATCAGTCG GAGCGGACTATGCTGGGGTTGGTCCTGGCGTGGGCCTTGCCGCCGGAGGCGAAGAGGATGCGGGTGATTCGGTGGAAAGGGTCCGAGAATTCGTCGAGAGGATAGTCGAAGGCCTCGTCGGAGACGTCGACGAGATACCGATAGACCGCCTCTACGATCACATCGCCT ATGATCGATTTGTGGCAAACTACAAGCAACCATTGGCTGGGGCCCTAGCACGACTGGCGATAGCGCTTCAACTCTCTATCGGTA ATAAGCCGGCAGCCGATACTCCGACAATGGCGCACGCCGCGCTTCGAGATTTGGTCGAACGCGCTGTGGAGGAAGCGAGGAAGTTGCCAGGACTCGGAAATCCGGATGCCGGACGATCCACCGAGCCCGGAGATGTCGCTGACCAGACTTATGAGGATCTCCTCGCGACTGCTATACTCAACAAG GTGATCGAGAAGTATCAAAATGAACGCGTCGACGACAACAGCAACACAGTGGGCGCCAAAAGAACCTCCCCGAATCAGAAATACATCACCA GTGAAATCGAGGTGGGACTCGACGAAGGCGTCGAGGAAGGCAGCAGCAGCCTCGAACCACTCTCTCAGGACGAGTATGGCAGCGATTGTAGCGCACCACCCTCGAAATATTCCATCAATCGTCAGGAACCACTGTCGTTGACG ATAGAAGAGCACATCGAAGAAGTGACAACGACCTACACTTCGGACGAGGAAGAACGAGATGAGGCCGCGGCGAACGGTCTGAATTTCAACAACGCGCATCGTGTGCCTTTCCCCGAATTTGGAATGGACATAATCGATC TTTCTCAAGAGTCTTCCGAGGAATTGCTCGACGAGACGTCGACGCCGACGCACGTGGATCTAGTCACGCCTGTAGAATCATGGGAGGAGAATTGGCTGTTTCAAAAGAAGAAGATGCAGGCTCAATCCGAACCAGTCTCAATGCTGGTCCCAAATCCTAGCGAAGATTTGAAACCTTTGATTGGCGACAGAGAGGCCGATGACACCTCAGATCTGTCCGACTGTTCCGCTCATTCCgacgaagaaattgaagaCGAACTACTCGAAGTTATCAACAACGTGATTCCAAAACCTCGAGGTAGTCCGGAAGAGTCCAGAGCTTCTGGTTTGGCGGAAGGTAAGGAAAGACTGGAAATTGAAACGCGGAGTACAGATAATATCCGAAAGATTGGTCACGAAAATCTAACGACGAACACCGCAACCCACTTCCAAATCAACGAAGCTGGTGCCAACGGAATGACGAACGGACATAACGAACAGAAAACCGAGAGTCCATCGTCGGGGAGGTCGGATATCAAACTTGGCATTGAAGACATGCTCGTGTTCCATCTGAGGGACAAAAATACCTCGCAATCCGAGCAGAAAACTATGCGTCAGGATCAGTCGAGCGAGTTTATAGAGGCGGAAAAATCGTCGGGAAATATCGTAACGTGGGATGAAACGACCGGTGGTAGTGTAATAAAAAGTCCAGAACCAGCTTCTAGATTGAAGTCGAGAGCTTCGGTCGAAATTACGAGTCGAAACGGGACCCAAACAATCGTGGTGAACAGATCGTCGACTTCTTTTACAGAAAAGACTAATTCCGATGTGACAGGACCTCAGGTACTTGAATCGGTCTGCCGGTCCGACCAATCCAAGGATCAACAAGCCAAACGTCCATCCGTTATTCCACGAGATAACGAGGTAGATAAGATGCCTCAAGACCAGCATGTTGACCTGGGGGATGATTTGTGCTCAAAAGAATGCCCAAGAACTCCGACATCATCTCCTCTCGAACAGAAAATCGGCGTCCCAGAAATTCAAACTCGTACCGACCTCCATTCGCTAGATGAAAAACTCGTATCCATCGAGACGAGGATTGACACGAAACTTGGTTcgcttgaagaaaaattgagaagCCACGTTCCGGACCTCGAAAAGAAGCAAGACCCCAACGTAACGGAAGTCGGAAACGGAGTGGTCGAAGCGCGCTTCGCTTTCATAGAAAGCGGCAACGAGAATCATCGCACTGTGATAACCAAGGAGCACAGAGACGACCTGCAAA ACGAGGATGGAGCTCAGCAGGAAAGCGAGTACACCGAGCATTACGACACAGCGACCCAGAGACACCTGGACAGTTTAAAAAGACCCGCAAAAGGTGGTAAAGATGACATCAAGGTAGTGGATATTCACGACGATGACGATATTCCACCGCCGATACCCTCGACTCCCCCGCCGATTGCCAGACTCAG GCAGTGCCGCGAGGCTGCGGAGTTAGCCAACCTCGAGGTTGATCAACTCGAACCGGCCGAACGGAAAAGGGTCGAAGTTGACCTGTTTCTCGCCACCCCGCCTCGACCAG GCACGATAGCCGAGCGCGAGCATAAGAAGTGGGAAAATGCCGCACCGATAGAGAACAATCCTTACAGTGAggaaaatattcagaaaagATTGTGGCAACGGCAATACTCCCGGAAGGTTTCATCCGAATCTTTATCTGG AGTAAACACCGAAATACCAAAGGTGGATGGAACCTCTATTCAAGTGGTCCTGGGCGCTGGTCAACCGGACGTTAAAAG GTACGGGAGAGACTACTATATCAACGAGGCAAAGAAAGCAAGTGGAGAGCGCGCTAGAAGATCGGCTATGTTGAATGCCGGAAGACCGAACAGCTCGTTATCCCAGAATTCCGGCTCGTTCGAAGGCGATATTGAACAGCAGGTGAGTTATGGACTTGAAAGATTCGAGGAGGCATCCCTGCGGGGCAGCCTTCATAGACGGAGCTTTCGAGGGCAGAATTCGAGTccccattttgtaaccaacCCTCTGCTCCACTTGCAAGTTGGCGAGGATTCGAAAGTTAGTCGAGTCGACGAGCTAAGCGACCCCTGCGTGTCCGATTCCGTAACAGACGAAGTACGAAATAGCGCGTCGTCGAGTGATCGAGGAAAAGATGCACCGATTAAAACGGTGCAACACAGAATAGTTGATCCCAGTAATGCGCACAATACCGAGTGCTCGTCTAACGAAGACTCAAATGTCACGGTAAGGAACGCAGTGTCCACAGATGCGGAatcaaaattgattaaaacCTTATCGGAGATCAAAAATCCGAAACCAAGTTCGAGTGAAGAGATACCGAGGGAACAAAACGATCGAATGGACTTCTCTGAGATGTCCTCTGAGAAATTAGCGAGCATTTCCGATTTAATGTCTGAGGGAATGAATCGCGAACTTCGAGTGTTGGACGGCAGAGGAAGATTGGTAGATATTGATACAGAGAACTTTGAAAGACTTTTCAAaactggagacgccgtcgaaAACTTTGCTGTTAATCCGTTGTATGATCTAGAAAACAATTTCCAACTGGCAAATCATAATCCACAATGTTCGAATTTTGTGGATCGAGATTCCGGAATGTATTCCATCGAATCGAACGAAGTGACGGAGACTGATAAGAGTGGGATTAGTAAAGACGAGAATGAAGAACCGCCGAAAAGATTGTCAGTTGACGAGTCGAAAAGGGGTAACGAAATCGTGACGTCCAACGGTAAGAGATACTCGAACTTTGGAAGCTTCAAGTTTCACACATTTGGTGGAATAAAGAGAAGACGCTTCAACTGGAACGACCTGGACGACGAATTCGACGAAACGGATTCGGAAAACGAGGATATGGCCGAATACCCGGATAACATTTCGAACTTTGGCAGTATGAAGTGTCAAACTTTCGGCGGAATCAAGCAAAGAACAAATTTTGatgttaaaaatataacaaagtaCCGTAAAGTTAAATTGAGGCCAGCTCTCTCGTTCAGAGACGCTAAAGAGGCGAAGAAGCGACAGGAAACCAAGTCCGAGAACGGAAAGGATATTCTCTACAGCAATTTTGAGACTCGAAGAGATCCGAGCTACACAAAGTTCAGAAATGCAAAAGCGAACTCGAACGGCGAACGtgtcaagaagaagaaaccaTCGCATCACGTTAGCTCGAAAAGAGCATCAGCCGAACGGAACATCGGCGATGAAAACTTGATGGCGAGCTTTTTGAGAGATGCTCTGATGCGGCCAAAGTCGCGATTGTCGACCGACAACGAATCAATTTATTCTCTGGATACTGCAGCAGCAAGGAAATCGTCCCGTTATCGAGGATTGTCCAGCCGACCGATCAAACCTCGTTCAATTCGCGATGATACCAGTCTTAGATTAGAACCACCCGAGTCCCCGGAAGTTGTAGAAAAAAGCTTTGAAACGTTGGCCGGTTTACGGAGGAGTCGAAGTCTTAAGGACGATAGAAACAGTATTCTTAGAAGTAGCAGCGTGCGTAGAAAGATTTCCGAAGATATATCAATGTGGTGA
- the LOC124213806 gene encoding titin homolog isoform X5, which yields MQSNAETGIEPYEYQLILEVLRRDALILDSVRVKLSRAAKEAKDEKTKQTLDDSRCACCLKPFVVGRGVGCGECGSRVCRKGCSRWDTPDNAWHCLFCHQRRLLQLWLRRNEKWFETFGGLSADHDDASHRFSTAKSEVFLAGADYAGVGPGVGLAAGGEEDAGDSVERVREFVERIVEGLVGDVDEIPIDRLYDHIAYDRFVANYKQPLAGALARLAIALQLSIGNKPAADTPTMAHAALRDLVERAVEEARKLPGLGNPDAGRSTEPGDVADQTYEDLLATAILNKVIEKYQNERVDDNSNTVGAKRTSPNQKYITSEIEVGLDEGVEEGSSSLEPLSQDEYGSDCSAPPSKYSINRQEPLSLTIEEHIEEVTTTYTSDEEERDEAAANGLNFNNAHRVPFPEFGMDIIDLSQESSEELLDETSTPTHVDLVTPVESWEENWLFQKKKMQAQSEPVSMLVPNPSEDLKPLIGDREADDTSDLSDCSAHSDEEIEDELLEVINNVIPKPRGSPEESRASGLAEGKERLEIETRSTDNIRKIGHENLTTNTATHFQINEAGANGMTNGHNEQKTESPSSGRSDIKLGIEDMLVFHLRDKNTSQSEQKTMRQDQSSEFIEAEKSSGNIVTWDETTGGSVIKSPEPASRLKSRASVEITSRNGTQTIVVNRSSTSFTEKTNSDVTGPQVLESVCRSDQSKDQQAKRPSVIPRDNEVDKMPQDQHVDLGDDLCSKECPRTPTSSPLEQKIGVPEIQTRTDLHSLDEKLVSIETRIDTKLGSLEEKLRSHVPDLEKKQDPNVTEVGNGVVEARFAFIESGNENHRTVITKEHRDDLQNEDGAQQESEYTEHYDTATQRHLDSLKRPAKGGKDDIKVVDIHDDDDIPPPIPSTPPPIARLRQCREAAELANLEVDQLEPAERKRVEVDLFLATPPRPGTIAEREHKKWENAAPIENNPYSEENIQKRLWQRQYSRKVSSESLSGVNTEIPKVDGTSIQVVLGAGQPDVKRYGRDYYINEAKKASGERARRSAMLNAGRPNSSLSQNSGSFEGDIEQQDKIEDQEPEQTSNWVTEVKTKATTWQQNNIDSNNSNVVSQGRQRVETTIHLGIAPNKVETNDVAIKRSISEVDNSLKEQSNEELLENVRRNSKNELNAKLNNKEDLEKLAVSQVRRSFGSDHQKSINRIDLKAYGFENAIKTSSSSTTKLSEKRVVNKLDLKSYGYESDLYRNQSIGHIDEKLNNEVHVKPRIVKMKTKSNLTEHHGQRERSKSSQNLVEYEASGDFDVSKSSEILNEEKNLSDAFDEFGGMISAKSMPNVMKIEQYSQNLSAKRSYNNKEDIIISHFGTKKERLKEEERLRREMIKASSASHGLWKSETTILTGGKTGSIDLSSDDELDGIIVKTKSTEVLAKKEIFENTSDENTSVTSNINENDLPMPSVRRLAQAFVSLPAETPAVAPRVLKTHGATKKERPTTPEVQIIETPRQMHSLTARSLSREFREGLRQIPNKITSPPVSYTISEQSTTVQTHREVVSSEVDSSGDDVKIIEPGKLKNNIKFWEQLQKQS from the exons CTCAGAAGGAACGAGAAGTGGTTCGAGACCTTTGGCGGTTTGTCCGCCGACCACGACGACGCGTCTCACCGGTTCAGTACGGCCAAATCCGAGGTTTTTCTCGCAG GAGCGGACTATGCTGGGGTTGGTCCTGGCGTGGGCCTTGCCGCCGGAGGCGAAGAGGATGCGGGTGATTCGGTGGAAAGGGTCCGAGAATTCGTCGAGAGGATAGTCGAAGGCCTCGTCGGAGACGTCGACGAGATACCGATAGACCGCCTCTACGATCACATCGCCT ATGATCGATTTGTGGCAAACTACAAGCAACCATTGGCTGGGGCCCTAGCACGACTGGCGATAGCGCTTCAACTCTCTATCGGTA ATAAGCCGGCAGCCGATACTCCGACAATGGCGCACGCCGCGCTTCGAGATTTGGTCGAACGCGCTGTGGAGGAAGCGAGGAAGTTGCCAGGACTCGGAAATCCGGATGCCGGACGATCCACCGAGCCCGGAGATGTCGCTGACCAGACTTATGAGGATCTCCTCGCGACTGCTATACTCAACAAG GTGATCGAGAAGTATCAAAATGAACGCGTCGACGACAACAGCAACACAGTGGGCGCCAAAAGAACCTCCCCGAATCAGAAATACATCACCA GTGAAATCGAGGTGGGACTCGACGAAGGCGTCGAGGAAGGCAGCAGCAGCCTCGAACCACTCTCTCAGGACGAGTATGGCAGCGATTGTAGCGCACCACCCTCGAAATATTCCATCAATCGTCAGGAACCACTGTCGTTGACG ATAGAAGAGCACATCGAAGAAGTGACAACGACCTACACTTCGGACGAGGAAGAACGAGATGAGGCCGCGGCGAACGGTCTGAATTTCAACAACGCGCATCGTGTGCCTTTCCCCGAATTTGGAATGGACATAATCGATC TTTCTCAAGAGTCTTCCGAGGAATTGCTCGACGAGACGTCGACGCCGACGCACGTGGATCTAGTCACGCCTGTAGAATCATGGGAGGAGAATTGGCTGTTTCAAAAGAAGAAGATGCAGGCTCAATCCGAACCAGTCTCAATGCTGGTCCCAAATCCTAGCGAAGATTTGAAACCTTTGATTGGCGACAGAGAGGCCGATGACACCTCAGATCTGTCCGACTGTTCCGCTCATTCCgacgaagaaattgaagaCGAACTACTCGAAGTTATCAACAACGTGATTCCAAAACCTCGAGGTAGTCCGGAAGAGTCCAGAGCTTCTGGTTTGGCGGAAGGTAAGGAAAGACTGGAAATTGAAACGCGGAGTACAGATAATATCCGAAAGATTGGTCACGAAAATCTAACGACGAACACCGCAACCCACTTCCAAATCAACGAAGCTGGTGCCAACGGAATGACGAACGGACATAACGAACAGAAAACCGAGAGTCCATCGTCGGGGAGGTCGGATATCAAACTTGGCATTGAAGACATGCTCGTGTTCCATCTGAGGGACAAAAATACCTCGCAATCCGAGCAGAAAACTATGCGTCAGGATCAGTCGAGCGAGTTTATAGAGGCGGAAAAATCGTCGGGAAATATCGTAACGTGGGATGAAACGACCGGTGGTAGTGTAATAAAAAGTCCAGAACCAGCTTCTAGATTGAAGTCGAGAGCTTCGGTCGAAATTACGAGTCGAAACGGGACCCAAACAATCGTGGTGAACAGATCGTCGACTTCTTTTACAGAAAAGACTAATTCCGATGTGACAGGACCTCAGGTACTTGAATCGGTCTGCCGGTCCGACCAATCCAAGGATCAACAAGCCAAACGTCCATCCGTTATTCCACGAGATAACGAGGTAGATAAGATGCCTCAAGACCAGCATGTTGACCTGGGGGATGATTTGTGCTCAAAAGAATGCCCAAGAACTCCGACATCATCTCCTCTCGAACAGAAAATCGGCGTCCCAGAAATTCAAACTCGTACCGACCTCCATTCGCTAGATGAAAAACTCGTATCCATCGAGACGAGGATTGACACGAAACTTGGTTcgcttgaagaaaaattgagaagCCACGTTCCGGACCTCGAAAAGAAGCAAGACCCCAACGTAACGGAAGTCGGAAACGGAGTGGTCGAAGCGCGCTTCGCTTTCATAGAAAGCGGCAACGAGAATCATCGCACTGTGATAACCAAGGAGCACAGAGACGACCTGCAAA ACGAGGATGGAGCTCAGCAGGAAAGCGAGTACACCGAGCATTACGACACAGCGACCCAGAGACACCTGGACAGTTTAAAAAGACCCGCAAAAGGTGGTAAAGATGACATCAAGGTAGTGGATATTCACGACGATGACGATATTCCACCGCCGATACCCTCGACTCCCCCGCCGATTGCCAGACTCAG GCAGTGCCGCGAGGCTGCGGAGTTAGCCAACCTCGAGGTTGATCAACTCGAACCGGCCGAACGGAAAAGGGTCGAAGTTGACCTGTTTCTCGCCACCCCGCCTCGACCAG GCACGATAGCCGAGCGCGAGCATAAGAAGTGGGAAAATGCCGCACCGATAGAGAACAATCCTTACAGTGAggaaaatattcagaaaagATTGTGGCAACGGCAATACTCCCGGAAGGTTTCATCCGAATCTTTATCTGG AGTAAACACCGAAATACCAAAGGTGGATGGAACCTCTATTCAAGTGGTCCTGGGCGCTGGTCAACCGGACGTTAAAAG GTACGGGAGAGACTACTATATCAACGAGGCAAAGAAAGCAAGTGGAGAGCGCGCTAGAAGATCGGCTATGTTGAATGCCGGAAGACCGAACAGCTCGTTATCCCAGAATTCCGGCTCGTTCGAAGGCGATATTGAACAGCAG GATAAAATCGAGGACCAGGAACCAGAGCAGACCTCAAATTGGGTAACGGAAGTTAAAACAAAAGCGACGACTTGGCAGCAGAATAACATTGATTCGAATAATTCTAACGTGGTATCACAGGGCAGACAGAGAGTTGAAACAACAATTCACTTGGGGATTGCTCCGAACAAGGTAGAGACCAATGACGTAGCGATAAAAAGATCAATTTCTGAAGTGGATAACTCTTTGAAAGAACAAAGTAACGAAGAGCTTTTGGAGAATGTCAGAAGGAACAGTAAGAATGAACTAAATGCGAAATTGAACAACAAGGAAGACTTGGAGAAATTGGCTGTTTCGCAAGTGAGAAGATCATTCGGCAGTGATCATCAGAAATCAATTAATCGCATTGACCTCAAGGCGTACGGATTCgaaaatgcaataaaaacTAGCAGCAGTTCTACAACGAAACTGTCCGAAAAACGAGTAGTGAACAAGCTGGACTTGAAATCATACGGCTATGAGTCTGATTTGTACAGAAATCAATCTATCGGTCACATTGACGAGAAACTGAATAACGAGGTCCACGTAAAACCGAGAATTGTGAAGATGAAAACGAAATCAAATTTAACCGAACATCATGGGCAACGAGAGAGGTCCAAGAGTTCGCAAAACCTGGTAGAGTACGAAGCTTCGGGTGACTTTGACGTATCGAAGAGTAgcgaaattttgaatgaagagaaaaacttGTCGGACGCGTTTGATGAATTCGGCGGAATGATTTCGGCCAAGTCTATGCCgaatgtaatgaaaatcgaacAGTATTCACAGAATTTGTCGGCGAAACGTAGCTACAACAATAAAGAGGATATCATTATCAGTCATTTTGGTACGAAGAAGGAAAGGTTGAAGGAGGAAGAACGATTGAGGCGAGAAATGATCAAGGCATCTTCGGCAAGCCATGGCTTGTGGAAATCGGAGACTACGATTCTTACAGGTGGAAAGACTGGCTCGATAGATTTATCTTCGGACGATGAACTCGATGGCATAATTGTGAAAACGAAATCCACGGAGGTTTTGgcaaagaaagaaatattcgaaaatacTTCTGACGAGAATACTTCCGTCACCAGCAATATTAACGAAAATGATTTGCCGATGCCGTCTGTCCGCAGACTTGCTCAAGCTTTCGTCAGTTTACCGGCAGAAACACCAGCAGTTGCACCAAGG GTACTGAAGACGCATGGCGCTACAAAAAAGGAAAGACCCACGACTCCGGAAGTTCAGATAATAGAGACGCCAAGACAGATGCATAGTTTGACCGCAAGGTCACTTTCTCGAGAGTTCAGAGAAGGGTTGAGACAAATTCCTAACAAGATAACGTCACCGCCAGTAAGTTATACGATCAGCGAACAATCGACGACTGTTCAAACCCACCGGGAAGTAGTTTCTTCCGAAGTTGATAGCTCTGGTGACGACGTTAAAATCATTGAACCTGGAAAGTTGAagaataatatcaaattttggGAACAACTGCAAAAGCAAAGTTAA